From a region of the Candidatus Edwardsbacteria bacterium genome:
- a CDS encoding tetratricopeptide repeat protein: MKNNWKWLLAGCSLLVLITGLSLTPVSDPDLWIMLATGRYIAESGQIPHTDLWSHTAFGQPWVMHEWLPSVILYGLHKIAGFPGIVILKILLLNLVFFIGIIAARRKGLNPLVVLPVMALAVLASQIGFSERVQIATFLALAAEIFLLDRLERGGISAKAFLIFIAAGFVLWANSHLGLMSGLAVLFIYCLDSAVAGFRQGRWFTFRVMALGFLIACLAVLINPYGISLVKPFFKFYFDPQLIAFDKLIYGTIHEYTSIFSPSIMGDAAVRWGLGWMAFSALGIILNWRNFRLSSLLLWLGFFYLAFYAVRFVPLFVFATLGFTAVNWNQIFSGARHLKIPEKYAGRLSKPVFGAICLAIILAGVLSGFGLAGKRGGGHPLGLDGRLFPVEGTRFVKTNFPDPKILNDFMDGGYLIWNNIPVFIDGRMAPFRYVLEDYISIIKGDTALMNKYDLDLALLRYPRSGKSLSSRLHGYFSGSSQWALVYWDDICLVFARRTDRYKGRIAKYEYKYLNPIFTNPASPPDGFQRELSRAIGQNPGLVTPYLAAFNYYYQRDLALAENYVRQGLAIDGGDASLHNNLGNIYLTKGQNKEAVGEYLKAIALDRNISEAYCNIGYIREMDGNYREAEKYYLKVMEDIDPLNTWAYNRMGMMLINQGRPREAVKYLTKGAAIDQNSEAAWNLRKLRAIY; this comes from the coding sequence ATGAAAAATAACTGGAAATGGCTGTTGGCCGGCTGTTCCCTGCTGGTGCTGATCACCGGGCTTTCGCTGACCCCGGTTTCCGACCCCGACCTGTGGATCATGCTGGCCACCGGCCGGTATATTGCCGAAAGCGGCCAGATTCCGCATACTGATCTCTGGAGCCACACCGCCTTCGGCCAGCCCTGGGTGATGCACGAATGGCTGCCGTCGGTCATCCTGTACGGCCTGCATAAGATCGCCGGCTTCCCGGGGATCGTGATCCTGAAGATCCTATTGCTGAACCTGGTCTTTTTTATCGGCATTATCGCCGCCCGGAGGAAGGGGCTGAATCCCCTGGTGGTTCTGCCGGTCATGGCCCTGGCGGTACTGGCCAGCCAGATAGGTTTCAGCGAGAGGGTTCAGATAGCCACTTTTCTGGCCCTGGCAGCGGAGATCTTTCTGCTGGACCGGCTGGAAAGGGGCGGGATTTCCGCCAAGGCCTTTCTGATTTTCATTGCCGCAGGCTTCGTTTTATGGGCCAATTCACATCTGGGCCTGATGTCCGGGCTGGCGGTTCTATTCATATATTGCCTTGATTCCGCCGTGGCCGGTTTTCGCCAGGGCCGCTGGTTCACTTTCCGGGTTATGGCCCTGGGTTTTTTAATCGCCTGCCTGGCGGTGCTGATCAACCCCTATGGGATATCACTGGTCAAGCCTTTTTTTAAATTCTATTTTGACCCCCAGCTGATAGCGTTTGACAAACTAATATACGGCACCATCCACGAATATACCTCAATTTTCTCTCCCTCTATCATGGGCGATGCCGCGGTACGATGGGGGCTGGGCTGGATGGCCTTCTCCGCCCTGGGGATTATCTTAAACTGGCGAAATTTTCGGTTATCCAGTCTGCTGTTGTGGCTGGGATTTTTCTATCTGGCCTTTTATGCCGTCAGATTCGTCCCGCTTTTTGTTTTTGCCACCCTGGGCTTTACGGCTGTGAACTGGAACCAGATATTTTCCGGCGCTCGGCATTTGAAAATACCAGAGAAATACGCCGGGAGGTTATCCAAACCAGTCTTCGGAGCTATCTGTCTGGCGATCATCCTGGCCGGAGTGTTGTCGGGCTTCGGCCTGGCCGGGAAGCGGGGCGGGGGACATCCTTTGGGACTGGATGGCAGGCTCTTTCCGGTGGAGGGGACGAGATTCGTAAAAACAAATTTTCCGGATCCGAAAATACTCAACGACTTCATGGATGGCGGCTATCTGATCTGGAACAACATCCCGGTCTTCATAGACGGCCGGATGGCGCCCTTCAGGTATGTTTTGGAGGATTATATCTCCATCATCAAGGGGGATACAGCCCTGATGAATAAATATGACCTTGATCTGGCCCTGCTGCGCTATCCCCGCAGCGGGAAGTCCCTAAGCAGCAGATTGCATGGGTATTTCTCCGGCAGCAGCCAATGGGCTCTGGTATATTGGGACGATATCTGCCTGGTATTTGCCAGAAGAACGGACCGGTATAAAGGCCGGATCGCGAAATACGAATATAAATATTTAAACCCGATCTTTACCAATCCCGCCTCCCCGCCGGACGGGTTCCAGCGGGAACTGTCCCGGGCGATAGGGCAGAACCCCGGGTTGGTAACCCCCTATCTGGCGGCCTTCAATTATTATTACCAGAGGGATCTGGCCCTGGCGGAAAATTACGTCCGGCAGGGACTGGCCATTGACGGCGGCGATGCCAGTCTGCACAATAACCTGGGGAATATCTATCTGACCAAGGGACAAAATAAGGAGGCGGTGGGAGAATATTTAAAAGCCATAGCATTAGACAGGAATATCTCCGAGGCCTATTGCAATATCGGCTATATTCGTGAGATGGACGGCAATTACCGGGAAGCTGAAAAATATTATCTTAAGGTAATGGAAGATATTGACCCGCTGAACACCTGGGCCTATAACCGGATGGGCATGATGCTGATAAACCAGGGGAGGCCCCGGGAGGCGGTCAAGTATCTGACAAAAGGGGCCGCCATAGATCAAAATTCAGAGGCTGCCTGGAATTTAAGAAAACTGAGAGCCATATATTAG
- a CDS encoding T9SS type A sorting domain-containing protein — MGKHKLLIAGLLVFICGISWAANTQTITYKDSWSKRGITVKNQTKGSLNLVYSVNNFNFEEKDVEGAKAKAVVTEGSVLPIGAGYPDLPVISNYVAVPNGAVPRVKILSYREERFQNVDIAPGMEIPTEQDKTFKPLAKNTEVYSKNEFFPSDFVIKSPVQKMRGVDVFILSLSPFRYNPVTKELIVRRDMEVEVTFEGGKGEFGDDLYRHPMFERILQQNIINYSSLEPTKYSEIHEKMAADDPSKEAGQFEYIIIVPNDPIFIAWADTLKLFRKKQGIKTGIFTTAETGNTPDSMEAFIDNAYNTWTIKPLAVLMMSDLAPSAKAYGLTSSKLMLHPGGYPQYVSDNVFADINITNTASTWDNGGAPEMVFARMPAQTVTHCSTMVRKIIRYETSPPSSASFYNTPISAAGWQTDRWFGICTEIVRGFLVNKLGKTPAQQYNVVGGYSAPAAGAAWSSTNPSALVAAYGTAGEGYIANTVPSGMNWNSGSTAGMINAVNNGGFMIMHRDHGLYSGWGEPDFQGSDIASLTNTNHTFVFSMNCQTGAFQYATAPGTFSEIFHRSRYGALGVMCATEVSYSFVNDAIIMGIMDGMWPNFNTTNNWDVPNAGTGQTYDRYTEDLRPAFAMVSGKWHLMTQTYTDPAIPADYKEFTCQLFHVFGDPFMTFCSQVPDTFALTYNASINTGTQTFNVNVKKKGGANLQGALVGLYMSVPAKGSTKATDICTSKLSDASGNVSFTINPANAGQLTVTATKSNFVRGNFASTVSLPGAVSLASFTAAPSSGGVLLSWQTASEVNCQSWRIERSTVADGSFDEIGTVNGNGTVYEISNYQFTDASIPTVGEYYYKLVEIDVSGKETTFGPINVSYSGPLASYDYKLEQSYPNPTTGGVAIKYSLKEPGQTSLKIYNILGAEIKTLINARQNAGSFSAPWNGRDNSGREVAKGVYFYKLVTGNFSATRKLMLLR, encoded by the coding sequence ATGGGAAAACATAAATTGTTGATAGCGGGTTTGTTGGTCTTCATCTGCGGAATATCCTGGGCGGCCAACACCCAGACCATCACCTATAAGGATTCCTGGTCCAAGCGAGGCATCACTGTAAAAAATCAGACCAAGGGAAGCCTTAATCTGGTCTATTCCGTCAACAACTTCAACTTTGAGGAGAAGGATGTTGAGGGAGCCAAGGCTAAGGCGGTGGTAACCGAAGGATCGGTCCTGCCCATCGGCGCCGGGTATCCCGACCTGCCGGTGATCAGCAATTATGTGGCCGTCCCCAACGGGGCCGTTCCCCGGGTGAAGATCCTGTCCTACCGCGAGGAAAGATTCCAGAATGTGGACATCGCCCCGGGCATGGAGATCCCCACCGAGCAGGACAAGACCTTCAAGCCCCTGGCCAAGAATACCGAGGTCTATTCCAAGAATGAATTTTTCCCCAGTGATTTCGTGATCAAGTCCCCGGTCCAGAAAATGAGGGGGGTGGATGTTTTCATCCTGTCGTTGTCGCCTTTCAGATATAACCCAGTCACCAAGGAATTGATCGTCCGCCGGGACATGGAGGTCGAGGTGACATTTGAGGGGGGCAAGGGCGAGTTCGGCGACGATCTTTACCGCCATCCGATGTTTGAGCGGATCCTCCAGCAGAACATCATAAATTACAGTTCACTGGAGCCCACCAAATATTCCGAGATCCACGAGAAGATGGCCGCCGACGATCCCTCCAAGGAGGCTGGCCAGTTCGAATATATCATCATCGTTCCCAACGATCCCATTTTCATAGCCTGGGCCGACACCCTCAAGCTGTTCCGCAAGAAGCAGGGCATCAAGACCGGCATCTTCACCACCGCCGAGACCGGCAACACCCCGGACTCGATGGAGGCTTTCATAGACAACGCCTACAACACCTGGACCATAAAACCGCTGGCGGTGCTGATGATGTCCGACCTGGCCCCTTCCGCCAAGGCCTATGGCCTGACCTCGTCCAAGTTAATGCTTCATCCAGGCGGCTATCCCCAGTATGTCTCGGACAACGTCTTCGCCGATATCAATATTACCAACACCGCCTCCACCTGGGACAACGGCGGGGCCCCGGAGATGGTGTTCGCCCGGATGCCGGCCCAGACCGTCACCCATTGCTCCACCATGGTGCGTAAGATTATCCGGTACGAGACCTCACCGCCCTCCAGCGCCTCTTTCTACAACACGCCGATATCGGCGGCCGGCTGGCAGACGGACAGATGGTTTGGCATATGCACCGAGATCGTTCGGGGGTTTTTAGTCAACAAGCTGGGGAAGACACCCGCCCAGCAATATAACGTAGTGGGCGGGTATAGCGCCCCTGCGGCGGGGGCCGCCTGGTCATCCACCAATCCCAGCGCATTGGTGGCGGCCTACGGCACGGCCGGGGAAGGATATATCGCCAACACCGTTCCTTCGGGTATGAACTGGAACAGCGGCTCGACGGCCGGGATGATCAATGCCGTCAATAACGGCGGTTTCATGATCATGCACCGCGACCACGGCCTGTATAGCGGATGGGGAGAGCCCGATTTTCAGGGATCGGACATCGCCAGCCTTACCAACACCAATCACACCTTCGTCTTCTCAATGAACTGCCAGACCGGGGCATTCCAATACGCTACAGCACCGGGTACTTTTTCCGAAATTTTTCATCGCAGCCGATACGGAGCCTTGGGAGTGATGTGCGCCACCGAGGTGTCGTACTCATTCGTCAACGACGCTATTATCATGGGCATCATGGACGGGATGTGGCCCAATTTCAATACTACCAACAATTGGGATGTGCCCAATGCCGGCACCGGCCAGACCTACGACCGCTACACCGAGGATTTAAGGCCGGCCTTTGCCATGGTCTCCGGCAAGTGGCATTTAATGACCCAGACCTACACCGACCCGGCCATTCCGGCCGACTACAAGGAATTCACCTGCCAGTTGTTCCACGTCTTCGGCGATCCCTTTATGACCTTCTGCTCGCAGGTTCCGGATACCTTTGCGCTGACCTATAACGCCAGCATCAATACCGGGACCCAGACCTTCAACGTCAACGTCAAGAAAAAGGGTGGGGCCAATCTCCAGGGCGCTCTGGTGGGACTGTATATGTCTGTTCCGGCCAAGGGTTCGACCAAAGCCACCGACATCTGCACCTCCAAGCTGAGCGACGCCAGCGGCAATGTTTCTTTCACCATCAATCCTGCCAATGCCGGCCAGTTGACGGTAACGGCCACCAAGTCCAATTTCGTCCGGGGCAATTTCGCCTCCACCGTCAGCCTGCCCGGAGCGGTCAGCTTAGCCAGCTTTACCGCCGCACCATCCTCCGGAGGGGTGCTGCTGTCCTGGCAGACGGCCAGCGAGGTCAACTGTCAGTCCTGGAGGATCGAACGCTCGACTGTGGCGGACGGATCCTTTGATGAGATCGGCACGGTCAACGGCAACGGCACCGTTTATGAAATAAGCAACTACCAGTTCACCGACGCTTCAATTCCCACGGTAGGGGAGTATTATTATAAACTGGTGGAGATCGATGTCTCCGGCAAGGAGACCACCTTCGGTCCGATCAATGTAAGTTACTCGGGCCCGTTGGCATCCTATGATTATAAATTAGAGCAGAGCTATCCCAACCCCACCACCGGGGGGGTGGCCATCAAATATTCGCTGAAAGAGCCGGGACAGACCAGTCTAAAGATATATAATATCCTTGGGGCCGAGATCAAAACCCTGATCAACGCCAGACAGAATGCCGGCAGTTTCTCCGCTCCTTGGAATGGCCGGGATAACAGCGGGCGGGAAGTGGCCAAAGGGGTGTACTTCTATAAATTAGTCACGGGAAATTTCAGCGCCACCAGGAAGCTGATGCTTTTGAGGTAA
- a CDS encoding S8 family serine peptidase, with the protein MHKKSVIILAVAMLAASQALATDPTVLKFRIGAFSTSNGMPSYKNLGLERAEVVKSDEAAYYLVQFTGPVLDAWRDQVVRVGGKVFDYIPNYAHIVKMTPQVKALVEKMPMVQFVGYNQPAFRISPYLLSAPEQFPLDDPGKIMLKILTFEVADAKPVMDRLLAKKDVSYDKHGENIICIWIPTDQAIEIAKEIANYPEVYWVERYGRPSLHNAWSRWINQSLDTTNMKAAADSWKSALTMNTANDSLIMPIYKRGLYGQGQIVGDDDTGMDWDNIYFRDGAGLKPIFDRDTSSVTGRDTLVFGTNAHRKIVAYNVFADTFDNNSSGHGSHTAGSIGADSLGWLTTQASLPRAMGMAPKCRIAFSDLEPSTGGLNTPANIGRIYIWAYNAGARITSSSWGWSGSSTLDYYHTDSRNIDTVAWAHQDLVMFRSAGNGNTSGERVNYPATAKNIVCVGASESGFGSGATTWAVNGTATRNELLDVAEFSSHGPTQEGLRRPTLLGCGGWYIWSVDSDGLLTSNNTGIMTMGGTSMSTPTMAGMGALVRQYLTEGWYPTGTKVAGNAIVAPKGALIKSLMMLATRNFNGAYSCDALANVSSVSQNVPSQGQGWGGVVLDDALYFSGDARKLRVDDAKSFTATGQTYTYTINTGTSVTQPLKIVLVYYDYPSAAPSSDISVNNLNLTVTDGTNTYLGNVFGQPASNGFSITGGAADTINPEEVVWLAPASSKSKANRTFTITVTAATINRGPQPFAITVGGDIVASAGFPQAVEMTSFSAMAVNNVVEVRWRTESEKECDHWLIERSTTEDGNFIEVGKVAGNLTTNEPHQYSYTDASNLQTGIYYYRLAEVDLSGTKTYYGPMLVEFGGKDLPLNYRLEKAYPNPAASGVTIKYALRNTGRTSIKVYNVLGQEIRTLVDGIQPAGYYSLPWDGKDSRGQKAANGVYLYKMTAGEFSATGKVMIIR; encoded by the coding sequence ATGCATAAAAAGTCAGTAATTATTTTAGCGGTTGCGATGCTGGCGGCTTCCCAAGCCCTGGCAACCGACCCCACCGTCCTGAAATTCCGGATCGGCGCTTTTTCCACCAGCAACGGGATGCCTTCTTACAAAAATCTGGGGCTGGAGCGGGCCGAGGTGGTTAAATCAGATGAAGCGGCCTATTACCTGGTTCAGTTCACCGGGCCGGTGCTGGACGCCTGGCGCGACCAGGTGGTGCGGGTCGGGGGCAAGGTATTCGATTACATCCCCAATTATGCTCACATCGTTAAAATGACCCCGCAGGTAAAAGCCTTGGTGGAAAAAATGCCCATGGTGCAATTCGTGGGCTATAACCAGCCGGCCTTCCGCATCAGCCCATATTTGCTTTCAGCGCCCGAGCAATTCCCTCTTGACGATCCGGGAAAAATCATGCTAAAGATCTTGACGTTTGAGGTGGCCGACGCCAAACCGGTGATGGACCGGCTGCTGGCCAAAAAAGACGTAAGTTACGATAAGCATGGCGAGAATATCATCTGTATCTGGATTCCGACCGACCAGGCCATCGAGATCGCCAAGGAGATAGCCAATTATCCCGAAGTTTACTGGGTGGAGCGTTATGGCCGACCCAGCTTGCACAATGCCTGGAGCCGCTGGATAAACCAGAGCCTTGACACTACCAATATGAAAGCGGCGGCCGACTCCTGGAAATCGGCTCTTACCATGAACACAGCCAATGATTCCCTGATCATGCCGATATACAAGCGCGGACTCTACGGCCAGGGACAGATCGTGGGCGATGACGACACCGGCATGGACTGGGATAACATCTATTTCCGGGACGGCGCTGGGTTAAAACCGATTTTTGACAGGGATACGTCTTCAGTTACCGGGCGCGATACTTTGGTTTTCGGCACCAATGCCCACCGCAAGATAGTGGCCTACAATGTCTTTGCCGACACTTTCGACAATAACTCGTCAGGCCACGGAAGCCATACTGCCGGAAGCATTGGCGCCGACAGCCTGGGGTGGCTGACCACCCAGGCCTCTCTGCCACGGGCCATGGGCATGGCCCCCAAGTGCCGGATAGCCTTTTCCGATCTTGAACCAAGCACCGGCGGCTTGAATACCCCGGCAAATATCGGACGTATCTATATCTGGGCATACAACGCCGGAGCCCGTATCACTTCTTCCTCCTGGGGGTGGAGCGGCAGCAGCACCCTTGATTACTATCACACCGATAGCCGCAATATAGACACGGTAGCCTGGGCCCATCAGGACCTGGTGATGTTCCGCTCGGCCGGGAACGGCAACACCTCCGGCGAGAGGGTCAATTATCCGGCTACGGCCAAGAACATAGTCTGCGTGGGGGCCAGCGAATCGGGCTTTGGCTCAGGCGCCACCACTTGGGCGGTCAACGGCACTGCCACCCGTAACGAACTTTTAGATGTGGCCGAGTTTTCATCCCATGGACCGACCCAGGAAGGGCTAAGAAGGCCGACCCTGCTGGGATGCGGTGGCTGGTATATCTGGTCGGTGGATTCGGATGGGCTTTTAACCAGCAACAACACCGGCATCATGACCATGGGCGGCACCTCCATGTCCACGCCCACCATGGCCGGCATGGGAGCTTTGGTCAGGCAGTATCTTACAGAGGGTTGGTACCCCACCGGCACCAAGGTGGCTGGCAATGCCATCGTGGCTCCCAAAGGGGCCTTAATTAAATCTTTAATGATGCTGGCCACCAGGAACTTCAACGGGGCCTACAGTTGCGATGCACTCGCCAATGTAAGCAGTGTTTCCCAGAATGTGCCTTCCCAGGGCCAGGGCTGGGGCGGGGTGGTGCTGGATGACGCTTTATATTTCTCGGGCGATGCCCGCAAACTGAGGGTGGATGACGCCAAGAGTTTCACCGCCACCGGGCAGACCTATACCTATACCATCAACACAGGCACCTCTGTTACCCAGCCGCTAAAGATCGTGCTGGTATATTACGATTATCCATCGGCTGCACCTTCCTCCGATATCTCGGTCAACAATCTTAACCTGACAGTTACCGACGGCACCAATACCTACCTAGGCAATGTTTTCGGCCAGCCGGCCAGCAACGGCTTTTCCATAACCGGCGGCGCAGCTGATACCATAAACCCGGAAGAGGTGGTCTGGCTGGCGCCGGCCTCATCCAAGTCCAAGGCCAACCGGACATTTACGATAACCGTTACCGCAGCCACCATCAATCGCGGACCCCAACCCTTTGCCATCACGGTCGGAGGAGATATAGTCGCCAGCGCAGGGTTCCCCCAGGCGGTGGAGATGACCTCCTTCAGCGCCATGGCGGTTAACAATGTAGTCGAAGTCCGTTGGCGGACCGAGAGCGAGAAGGAATGCGATCATTGGCTGATAGAGCGCTCAACCACCGAAGACGGTAATTTTATTGAGGTGGGAAAAGTTGCGGGAAATCTGACTACCAACGAGCCGCATCAGTACAGCTATACCGATGCTTCCAATCTGCAGACAGGAATATATTACTATCGTTTGGCCGAGGTGGATCTAAGCGGGACCAAGACCTACTACGGGCCGATGCTGGTGGAGTTCGGGGGCAAGGATCTGCCCTTAAACTATCGCTTAGAGAAGGCCTATCCCAATCCGGCGGCATCAGGAGTGACCATCAAGTATGCTTTGAGGAATACCGGCCGGACATCGATCAAGGTCTACAACGTGCTGGGGCAGGAGATCAGGACCCTGGTGGACGGCATCCAGCCGGCGGGGTATTACAGCCTGCCGTGGGACGGGAAAGATTCCCGGGGCCAAAAAGCGGCCAACGGGGTTTATCTGTATAAGATGACAGCCGGGGAGTTCTCGGCCACCGGGAAGGTGATGATCATAAGGTAA